The Oryzihumus leptocrescens DNA window AAGATCCAGACCGACCTGCTCAACGACCGCTCCCAGGCCGCGATCGCCAAGCTCGGCGCCACCCGCGAGGGGGTCCTGCGGCGGCACATGCGGCGGGCCGACGGGTCGTTCCGCGACACCGTGGTGTTCAGCATCCTGCGCGAGGAGTGGCCGACCGTGGAGGAAGGGCTGGTCGCGCGGATACGCTCGCTGGCATGACCGACGTCGCCGCCCAGCCCACCGCCGACGAGCTCGCCCCGCCCACCCCGGTCATCGACCGTGACGCGGCCCGGCGGGCCTACGACGACGACCGGGCCCACGTGTTCCACTCCTGGTCCGCCCAGGGAGCGCTGACCCCCATGGTGGTGGCCGCGGCGCAGGGCTGCTGGCTGTGGGACGGCGAGGGCAACCGCTACCTCGACTTCTCCTCCCAGCTGGTCAACACCAACATCGGCCACCAGCACCCGGCGGTCGTCGCGGCCATCCAGGAGCAGGCGGGCCGGCTGTGCACCATCGCTCCGCAGCACGCCAACGACGTCCGCAGTGAGGCGGCGCGGCTGGTCACCGAGCGGGCCCCGCAGGGACTGGACCACGTCTTCTTCACCAACGGCGGCGCCGAGGCCATCGAGAACGCCGTGCGGATGGCACGGCTGCACACCGGCCGGCGCAAGGTGCTCTCCCGCTACCGCAGCTACCACGGGCACACGCAGGCGGCGATCCACCTGACCGGCGACCCGCGCCGCTGGCCCAACGACTCCGGCGCCGAGGGCGTCGTGCACTTCGTCGGCCCGTTCCTCTACCGCTCGCAGTTCCACGCCACCACCGAGGCCGAGGAGTCCGAGCGCGCCCTGGCGCACCTGGCCCACGTGGTCGAGATGGAGGGGCCGGCCACGATCGCGGCGATCGTGCTGGAGACCATCCCCGGCACCGCCGGCATCATGACCCCGCCGCCCGGCTACCTCGCCGGGGTGCGCGAGCTGTGCGACCGACACGGGATCCTGCTCATCCTGGACGAGGTCATGGCCGGCTTCGGGCGCACCGGCGAGTGGTTCGCCCTCGACGGCATCGACGGCGGCGTCACCCCCGACCTCATCGCCTTCGCCAAGGGGGTCAACTCCGGCTACGTGCCGCTCGGCGGCGTGATCCTGAGCAACGCCGTGTACGAGACGTTCCGCGAGCGCCCCTACCCCGGCGGCCTGACCTACTCGGGCCACCCGCTGGCCTGCGCCGCCGCGGTGGCGACGATCCGCGCCATGGAGCAGGACGGCATCGTCGACCACGCCCGCCGGATCGGGCAGGACGTCCTGGGCCCGGGCCTGCGCGAGCTGGCCGCCCGGCACGCCGTCATCGGCGAGGTCCGCGGCCGGGGCGTGTTCTGGGCCCTGGAGCTGGTCGCCGACCGGGAGACCCGTGAGCCGCTGGTGCCCTACAACGCATCGGGCGCGGCCGCGAAGCCGATGAACGACCTCGTCGCTGCGTGCAAGCGCCGCGGCCTGCTGCCGTTCGTCAACATGAACCGCCTCCATGTCGTCCCGCCGTGCATCGTCACCGAGGCGGAGGCCCGGCTCGGCCTGCGCCTGCTCGACGAGGCGCTGGCCGAGGTCTTCGGCGGCTAGTCCGGCTGGTCCCGGCTGGTCCCGGCTGGTTCCGGCGAGACCCGCTAGATCAGCCCACGCCGGGCGGCCTGCACGCCGGCCTGGAAGCGGGTGCCCGCGCCGAGCTGGTCCATCAGCGCCCGCACCCGGCGCTCGACCGTGCGCTGGGAGACGCCGGTCTGCCGGGAGATGGTCGCGTCGGAGGCGCCGCCGGCCAGCAGCGACAGGATGTGCAGGTCGCGCTTGTCGACCCCCTGGGCCGACATCCGTGAGGTGGGGATGGCCAGGCGCCAGATGGCGTCGAGCGTGGCCCCCAGCGCGAGCACCAACGGCCGGGAGCGGATCAGCAGCGACCCGTGCCCGCTCTCGTCGTACGACGACAGGTCGAGCACCGCGGCGGTGTCGTCGACCACCACGGCGGAGAACGGCAGGTCGTAGGTGAACCGGTACTTCTCCCCGCCCTCGGCGCGGGCCGCCAGGACCTCGCTGGCCTTGTCCCACTCCAGCACCTTGGCGTCGTAGGTGGTCCGCAGGCTGAGCTCGATGCCCTCGGAGGAGTAGCTGCGGTCCCGGTGGCTCGACAGGGGTGCGTCGAACAGCACCCGGGTGCGGGGCGAGATGTTGCGCGCGGTGCGCAGCGAGTGCGTGGCCGTGGCCACGATCTCGGCGGTGGCGGTGTGGAGGTCGTCCAGGGAGTTCAGCACCGAGATGCCCTCCAGCCGTCGGGCGCTGTCGGTGCGGGCCTGGTAGTAGACCTGGCTGAGCTCGTGCGCCGCGGAGCGGGCTTCGCGGGCACGGCGCTCGAGGTTGACCGCGTGGGCCGGCAGCGCCACGTCGGGCGGGGTCGGGTCCCAGCTGCCGTCGGCATGGACGTCGACCAGTCCGCGCTGCGCCAGGATGCGGACCACCCGGTCGACCGCCTCGCCCTCGATGCCCTGCGCGACGAGCAGCTCCCGGGTGGGGTGGGCGTGCTGGAGGATGGCCAGGTAGACGCGCGTGACCAGGCCTTCGGTGACCGCGTCGGGCGGTTCGGACGCCAGACCGGGGGTGCGGTTGGCGAAGTGTGGGGCCTTCACCACGGCGGTGCCTCCTTCGGTTCCCAGTGCACCCCAGCCCCAACGGGTGGGGGGCCGGTCGAGGTGGCGGGATACCGACATTGACTGTAGTCCGCCAGTCAAAGGGCTTACACCCCTTCGTGATCTTTGCGAGAGTGATGTCAGCCGGCTAGACCGGCCGAGGCGCGAAGAGTCGCCGGTCCCCCCGCCGGGCGACCACGCGCTGGTCGCGGCGTCCCCGGGAGAAGCCCCCCCTGCCTCCCGGGGACGCCGCGCACATCATTTTTCGCCCCCTTCACCGCCGGTATGCCGGGTCGGCCACCTCGCCGTGCCACCCCGGACCGCCGCCGCGGCGGCTCCCTTAGGCTCTCGCGGGTGAAGGTTCTCGTCATCGGATCCGGTGCCCGCGAGCACGCCATCGTCCGCGCCCTGACCGCCGACCCCGCGGTCGATGCCGTCATCGCCGCCCCGGGCAACCCGGGGATCGACACGATCGCGCTGTGCCGCGACCTGCCAGGCGGCCTGCTCGACGGCCCCGGCGTCGCCCACCTCGCCGCCGAGGTGCACGCCGACCTCGTCGTCATCGGGCCGGAGGCGCCGCTGGTCGCCGGCGTCGCCGACGCCGTGCGCGCCCGCGGGATCGCCTGCTTCGGTCCGACCGCGCAGGCCGCCCGGCTCGAGGGCAGCAAGGCGTTCGCCAAGGAGGTCATGGCCGCCGCCGGCGTGCCCACCGCGCTGGCCCACGTGTGCACGAGCCTGGACGAGGTGACCGACGCGCTGGACGCGCTCGGCGCCCCCTACGTGGTCAAGGACGACGGCCTGGCCGCCGGCAAGGGCGTCGTGGTCACCCGGAGCCGCGCGCAGGCGGTCGCCCACGCGGCGCAGTGCCTGGCCAAGGAGGGCGGCCGGGTCGTCGTCGAGGAGTACCTCGACGGGCCCGAGGTGTCGCTGTTCTGCCTGACCGACGGCACGACCGTCGTGCCGCTGACGCCGGCGCAGGACTTCAAGCGGGTCGGCGATGGGGACGAGGGGCCCAACACCGGCGGCATGGGGGCCTACTCGCCCCTGGACTGGGCCCCCGAGGGCCTGGTCGCGGACGTCGTCGCCCGGGTGGCCCAGCCCACGGTGGACGAGATGCGTCACCGCGGGACGCCGTTCGCCGGGGTGCTCTACGTCGGCCTCGCGCTGACCTCCCGCGGGCCGCGCGTCGTGGAGTTCAACGCCCGCTTCGGCGACCCCGAGACGCAGGTCGTCCTCGCGCGCCTGGCCACCCCGCTCGGCGGGCTGCTGCACGCCTGCGCCACCGGCACCCTCGACCAGGTGGGCGAGCTGCGCTGGCACCCCGAGCACGCCGTCACCGTCGTCATCGCCTCCAAGGGCTACCCCGACAGCCCCCGCACCGGCGACGAGATCCACGGCCTGGACCAGGTCGGCGACGAGGCCTGGGTCCTGCACGCCGGCACGGCGCCCGGGCGCGAAGGCGCCGTGGTGTCCGCGGGCGGGCGGGTGCTGTCCGTCGTCGCCATGGGCGGCGACCTCGGGGAGGCCCGCGACCGCGCATACCGGGCGGTCGACCGGATCAGCCTCGACGGCTCGCACCACCGCACCGACATCGCGCTCGCCGCGCAGCGCGGCGAGGTCTCCGTCCCCACCCAACCTACCGCCTGACCCACCGCGTCTTCACCGGTCGCGCACCGCAGGAGGGCGGGCTGCGAGGATGGGGGCATGACGTCGGTCGTCCCCACCTCGCCGCCCGCCCTGCCCGGCTTCGCCCACGTCTACTCGGGCAAGGTCCGTGAGCTGTACGCCCCGGTCGACCCCGGCACGGGGGAGGCCCGCGAGGACCAGCTCCTGCTCGTGGCCTCCGACCGGATCTCGGCCTACGACTTCATCCTCGACACCGAGATCCCCGACAAGGGCGCGGTGCTGACCCAGCTGTCGCTGTGGTGGTTCGAGCAGCTCGCCGACATCCTGCCCAACCACGTCATCTCCACCGACGTGCCGGCCGCGGTCGCCGGCCGGGCGGTGCTCGTGCGCCGGCTGCAGATGGTCCCGGTCGAGTGCATCGGGCGGGCCTACCTCACCGGCAGTGGCCTGGCGGAGTACCGCCAGACCTCCTCGGTCTGCGGCGTCCCCCTGCCGGCGGGGCTGGAGGACGGCTCGAAGCTGCCGGAGCCGATCTTCACGCCCACCACCAAGGCGCCGGTGGGCGAGCACGACCAGCCGATGACCTACGCCCAGGTCGAGGCGGAGCTGGGGGCCGACCTGGCCTCCCGGGTGCGCGACCTCACCACCGCGATCCTGGCGCGCGGCAACGCGGTGGCGGCGGAGCGCGGGATACTCCTGGCCGACACCAAGGTGGAGTTCGGGCTGGACCCGGCCGCCGCGGACGAGCACGGCCGGCCGGGCATCGTCCTGGCCGACGAGGTGCTCACCCCCGACTCCTCGCGCTTCTGGCCGGCCGACCAGTGGCAGCCGGGCCGGGCGCAGCCGTCCTACGACAAGCAGTTCGTCCGCGACTGGCTGACCTCCCCGGCCAGCGGCTGGGACCGCCACTCCGGCGAGGCCCCGCCGCCGCTGCCCGAGGCGATCGTCGAGCAGACCCGGACCAAGTACGTCGAGGCGTACGAGGCGCTGACCGGGCGCCGGTTCGGCTGAGCGGCGGACCGGCCGCCCGCCGGGTGGACGCGCCGTCGGGGCCCCTGACGTCGGCGGTTATCCTCAGGGCGACCCCGCACGCCAGGCCCGGCAGGGCCGCGCCCCGAGGAGCACCTCGCATGGGAACCGTCGTCATCGACGTGATGCTGAAGTCCGAGATTCTCGATCCCCAGGGGCAGGCCGTCGCCGGCGCACTCCCGCGGCTCGGGTTCACCCAGTTCACCGACGTCCGCCAGGGCAAGCGGTTCGAGCTGACCGTCGACGGCGAGGTGACCGGGGAGGTCCTCGCCGCCGCCCGCGAGGCGGCCGAGAAGCTGCTGTCCAACCCGGTCATCGAGGACGTCGTCCGCGTGGCCGAGCTGACCGACGAGACCGCCGGGCAGCCCGCATGAGGATCGGGGTCGTCACCTTCCCCGGGTCGCTGGACGACCACGACGCGACCCGGGCGGTCCGGGTCGCCGGCGGTGAGCCCGTCGCCCTGTGGCACGGCGACGCCGACCTGCACGGCGTCGACGCCGTCGTGCTCCCCGGAGGCTTCTCCTACGGGGACTACCTGCGCTGCGGGGCCATCGCCCGCTTCGCCCCGGTCATGGACGTGCTCGTGCCCGCCGCGAAGGGGGGCCTCCCGGTGCTCGGCATCTGCAACGGCTTCCAGGTGCTCTGCGAGTCGCACCTGCTGCCCGGCGCGCTGATCCGCAACGACCACCGCAAGTTCGTCTGTCGCGACCAGGTGCTGCGGGTCGAGAACACCGCCACCGCCTGGACCTCCGACTTCGAGCAGGGCCAGGAGATCACCATCGTGCTCAAGAACGGCGAGGGCGGCTTCGTGGCCGACCAGCGCACGCTCGACGAGCTCGAGGGCGAGGGCCGGGTGGCGTTCCGCTACGTCGTGCGCGACGGCGACGGCCTCGGCGGCCGCAACCCCAACGGCTCCTACCGCGACATCGCCGGTGTCACCAACGAGCGTGGCAACGTCGTCGGCCTCATGCCGCACCCGGAGCACTGCGTCGAGCCCGGCTACGGCCCCTCGCTCGACGGCCTGCCCTTCTTCACGTCCGTCCTGACCTCGGTGGTGAACGCGTGAGCACCCTGGAGACCAGCCACAGCAAGCCCGCGCTCGACACCGTCTCGGCGGCGTCCGGCACGCCGGAGGTCGAGCAGCCCTGGGCCGAGCTGGGCCTCAAGCCCGACGAGTACCAGCGCATCCGCGACATCCTCGGGCGGCGCCCCACCAGCTCCGAGCTGGCGATGTACTCGGTCATGTGGTCGGAGCACTGCTCCTACAAGTCCTCCAAGGTCCACCTGCGCCAGTTCGGCGACAAGACCACCGACGCGATGCGCGAGAAGCTGCTCGTCGGCATCGGCGAGAACGCCGGCGTCGTCGACATCGGCGACGGCTGGGCGGTGACCTTCAAGGTCGAGAGCCACAACCACCCCTCCTACGTCGAGCCCTACCAGGGCGCGGCCACCGGCGTCGGCGGCATCGTCCGCGACATCATGAGCATGGGCGCGCGCCCGCTGGCCGTGATGGACCCGCTGCGCTTCGGTGCCCTGGACCACCCCGACACCCACCGCGTGCTGCCCGGCGTCGTCGCCGGCGTCGGCGGCTACGGCAACTGCCTGGGCCTGCCCAACATCGGCGGCGAGGTCGTCTTCGACTCCTGCTACCAGGGCAACCCGCTGGTCAACGCCCTGTGCGTCGGCGCGATGCGGGTCGAGGACATCCACCTGGCCAAGGCCTCCGGCGTGGGCAACAAGGTCGTCCTGTTCGGCGCGAAGACCGGCGGCGACGGCATCGGCGGCGTGTCCGTGCTCGCCTCGGAGACCTTCGACGAGGGCGGCCCGACCAAGCGCCCCGCGGTGCAGGTCGGCGACCCGTTCGCCGAGAAGGTGCTCATCGAGTGCTGCCTGGACCTGTATGCCGCGCACGTGGTCGACGGCATCCAGGACCTCGGCGGCGCCGGCCTGTCCTGCGCGACCAGCGAGCTGGCCTCCAACGGCGACGGCGGCATGCGGGTCCACCTCGACCTGGTCCCGCTGCGCGACGCGTCCCTGCGCCCTGAGGAGATCCTCATGAGCGAGTCGCAGGAGCGCATGATGGCCGTCGTCGAGCCCGGCAAGCTCGAGGAGTTCCTCGCGATCACCCGCAGGTGGGATGTCGAGGCCACGGTCATCGGCGAGGTCACCGAGGGTGACCGGCTCGAGGTGCTCTGGCACGACGAGGTCATCGTCGACGTGCCGCCGCGCTCGGTGGCCCACGACGGCCCGGTCTACGAGCGCCCGCTGGCGCGGCCGGCATACCTCGACGGCCTGCAGGCGGCCGGTCCGCAGGACCTGCCGCGCCCGGGCACCGGTGACGAGCTGCGCGACACCCTGATCCGCCTCATCGGCTCGCCCAACCTGTGTGACAAGTCGTGGGTGACCGACCAGTACGACCGCTACGTCCGCGGCAACACCGCCCTGGCGATGCCCGACGACGCCGGCGTCGTGCGGGTCGACGAGGAGAGCGGCCGCGGGGTCGCCATCTCCACCGACTGCAACGGCAAGTTCGCCAAGCTCGACCCGTATGCCGGGGCGCAGCTCGCGCTGGCCGAGGCCTACCGCAACGTGGCGACCGCCGGCGCGACGCCGCTGGCGATCACCGACTGCCTCAACTTCGGCTCGCCGGAGGACCCGGGTGTCATGTGGCAGTTCGCCGAGGCCGTGCGCGGCCTGGCCGACGGCTGCCAGCAGCTCGGCATCCCGGTGACCGGCGGCAACGTCTCGTTCTACAACCAGACCGGTGACGTGGCCATCCACCCGACCCCGGTCGTCGGCGTGCTCGGCGTCATGGACGACGTGGCCCGCCGCACCCCCTCGGGCTGGAAGACCCCCGGCCAGGTCATCTACCTGCTGGGCACGACCCGCGACGAGCTGGCCGGCTCGGAGTGGGCCAGCGTCATCCACGACCACCTCGGCGGGCTGCCCCCGCGGGTCGACCTGGACCTCGAGCGCCAGCTCGGCGAGATCCTCGTCAACGCCTCCCGCGACGGGCTCATCGACGCCGCGCACGACCTGTCCGACGGTGGCCTGGCGATCGCCCTGGCCGAGGCCGGCCTGCGCCACGGCGTCGGCGCCCGGGTCTGGCTCGAGGAGGTCTGCGAGCGCGACGGCGTCGACGCGTTCACGGCGCTGTTCAGCGAGTCCACCGCCCGTGCGATCGTTGCGGTGCCGCGCTCGGAGGAGGTGCGGTTCACCGACATGTGCTCGGCCCGCGGCTTCGCCCACGCGCGGATCGGCGTCGTCGACGACCAGACCGACGGCCTCGACGTGCAGGGCCAGTTCCAGCTCGGACTCGGCGAGCTGCGCGAGGCGCACACGGCGACCCTGCCGGCGGTCTTCGGCCGCTGACCACCCGGCATACCGGTACCTGACCGGACACGGCTCAACCCGCGAATCCGTCCCCCCGGGGGCGGATTCGCGGGTTGACGCGTGTTCGGTGGAGAGGGTGCGCGCTGGGCGGTCCGTCAGGGGCGCCGACCGGCGGCCAGCGCCTCGCCCACGACCAGGCCGAACGGCAGGTCGCCGCACGCGGTGAGGTGCAGGCCGGGCACCGTGGCGCCCTCCCACAGCCGGGCCAGCGGCAGCGAGCGCAGCAGGTCGCCCGTCACCACGCCGGGGGCGGAGGAGACCAGCACCCGGCCCTCGCGGCTGACGAACGCGGCCGGCCCCTCGACGAGGTCGAGCCAGCCCTCGGCCAGCTGCTCGACGTGGCGCACGTAGACGTCGCAGCCCACGACCCCGGCCAGCGCCTCGTCGCGGTGCACCGGCACGGTGAAGGTCAGGGTGTACTCGTCGGT harbors:
- a CDS encoding aspartate aminotransferase family protein; this encodes MTDVAAQPTADELAPPTPVIDRDAARRAYDDDRAHVFHSWSAQGALTPMVVAAAQGCWLWDGEGNRYLDFSSQLVNTNIGHQHPAVVAAIQEQAGRLCTIAPQHANDVRSEAARLVTERAPQGLDHVFFTNGGAEAIENAVRMARLHTGRRKVLSRYRSYHGHTQAAIHLTGDPRRWPNDSGAEGVVHFVGPFLYRSQFHATTEAEESERALAHLAHVVEMEGPATIAAIVLETIPGTAGIMTPPPGYLAGVRELCDRHGILLILDEVMAGFGRTGEWFALDGIDGGVTPDLIAFAKGVNSGYVPLGGVILSNAVYETFRERPYPGGLTYSGHPLACAAAVATIRAMEQDGIVDHARRIGQDVLGPGLRELAARHAVIGEVRGRGVFWALELVADRETREPLVPYNASGAAAKPMNDLVAACKRRGLLPFVNMNRLHVVPPCIVTEAEARLGLRLLDEALAEVFGG
- a CDS encoding response regulator transcription factor, translating into MVKAPHFANRTPGLASEPPDAVTEGLVTRVYLAILQHAHPTRELLVAQGIEGEAVDRVVRILAQRGLVDVHADGSWDPTPPDVALPAHAVNLERRAREARSAAHELSQVYYQARTDSARRLEGISVLNSLDDLHTATAEIVATATHSLRTARNISPRTRVLFDAPLSSHRDRSYSSEGIELSLRTTYDAKVLEWDKASEVLAARAEGGEKYRFTYDLPFSAVVVDDTAAVLDLSSYDESGHGSLLIRSRPLVLALGATLDAIWRLAIPTSRMSAQGVDKRDLHILSLLAGGASDATISRQTGVSQRTVERRVRALMDQLGAGTRFQAGVQAARRGLI
- the purD gene encoding phosphoribosylamine--glycine ligase translates to MKVLVIGSGAREHAIVRALTADPAVDAVIAAPGNPGIDTIALCRDLPGGLLDGPGVAHLAAEVHADLVVIGPEAPLVAGVADAVRARGIACFGPTAQAARLEGSKAFAKEVMAAAGVPTALAHVCTSLDEVTDALDALGAPYVVKDDGLAAGKGVVVTRSRAQAVAHAAQCLAKEGGRVVVEEYLDGPEVSLFCLTDGTTVVPLTPAQDFKRVGDGDEGPNTGGMGAYSPLDWAPEGLVADVVARVAQPTVDEMRHRGTPFAGVLYVGLALTSRGPRVVEFNARFGDPETQVVLARLATPLGGLLHACATGTLDQVGELRWHPEHAVTVVIASKGYPDSPRTGDEIHGLDQVGDEAWVLHAGTAPGREGAVVSAGGRVLSVVAMGGDLGEARDRAYRAVDRISLDGSHHRTDIALAAQRGEVSVPTQPTA
- a CDS encoding phosphoribosylaminoimidazolesuccinocarboxamide synthase, whose amino-acid sequence is MTSVVPTSPPALPGFAHVYSGKVRELYAPVDPGTGEAREDQLLLVASDRISAYDFILDTEIPDKGAVLTQLSLWWFEQLADILPNHVISTDVPAAVAGRAVLVRRLQMVPVECIGRAYLTGSGLAEYRQTSSVCGVPLPAGLEDGSKLPEPIFTPTTKAPVGEHDQPMTYAQVEAELGADLASRVRDLTTAILARGNAVAAERGILLADTKVEFGLDPAAADEHGRPGIVLADEVLTPDSSRFWPADQWQPGRAQPSYDKQFVRDWLTSPASGWDRHSGEAPPPLPEAIVEQTRTKYVEAYEALTGRRFG
- the purS gene encoding phosphoribosylformylglycinamidine synthase subunit PurS codes for the protein MGTVVIDVMLKSEILDPQGQAVAGALPRLGFTQFTDVRQGKRFELTVDGEVTGEVLAAAREAAEKLLSNPVIEDVVRVAELTDETAGQPA
- the purQ gene encoding phosphoribosylformylglycinamidine synthase subunit PurQ encodes the protein MRIGVVTFPGSLDDHDATRAVRVAGGEPVALWHGDADLHGVDAVVLPGGFSYGDYLRCGAIARFAPVMDVLVPAAKGGLPVLGICNGFQVLCESHLLPGALIRNDHRKFVCRDQVLRVENTATAWTSDFEQGQEITIVLKNGEGGFVADQRTLDELEGEGRVAFRYVVRDGDGLGGRNPNGSYRDIAGVTNERGNVVGLMPHPEHCVEPGYGPSLDGLPFFTSVLTSVVNA
- the purL gene encoding phosphoribosylformylglycinamidine synthase subunit PurL, which codes for METSHSKPALDTVSAASGTPEVEQPWAELGLKPDEYQRIRDILGRRPTSSELAMYSVMWSEHCSYKSSKVHLRQFGDKTTDAMREKLLVGIGENAGVVDIGDGWAVTFKVESHNHPSYVEPYQGAATGVGGIVRDIMSMGARPLAVMDPLRFGALDHPDTHRVLPGVVAGVGGYGNCLGLPNIGGEVVFDSCYQGNPLVNALCVGAMRVEDIHLAKASGVGNKVVLFGAKTGGDGIGGVSVLASETFDEGGPTKRPAVQVGDPFAEKVLIECCLDLYAAHVVDGIQDLGGAGLSCATSELASNGDGGMRVHLDLVPLRDASLRPEEILMSESQERMMAVVEPGKLEEFLAITRRWDVEATVIGEVTEGDRLEVLWHDEVIVDVPPRSVAHDGPVYERPLARPAYLDGLQAAGPQDLPRPGTGDELRDTLIRLIGSPNLCDKSWVTDQYDRYVRGNTALAMPDDAGVVRVDEESGRGVAISTDCNGKFAKLDPYAGAQLALAEAYRNVATAGATPLAITDCLNFGSPEDPGVMWQFAEAVRGLADGCQQLGIPVTGGNVSFYNQTGDVAIHPTPVVGVLGVMDDVARRTPSGWKTPGQVIYLLGTTRDELAGSEWASVIHDHLGGLPPRVDLDLERQLGEILVNASRDGLIDAAHDLSDGGLAIALAEAGLRHGVGARVWLEEVCERDGVDAFTALFSESTARAIVAVPRSEEVRFTDMCSARGFAHARIGVVDDQTDGLDVQGQFQLGLGELREAHTATLPAVFGR